In Ktedonobacterales bacterium, a single window of DNA contains:
- the yedA gene encoding drug/metabolite exporter YedA has protein sequence MLFSRPIRFQATEPVGGIDHPTPVAPADAAQEQPPNSEAATPAAPGRHNWLFIGLALLAVYVIWGSTYLAIRETLVGFPPFLGAGLRFLIAGSILYGFLRVRGAPNPNRRQWTGAAVVGGLLLVCGNGGVVFAEQSVASGVAALIVASVPLWAVLFARIWGRWPNGKEWIGLIVGFVGIIFLNLGGGLSATPIGAVTILLAAICWALGSVWSQHLTLPAGAMSSAAEMLVGGAALLGLGLVLNERFSGPPPPVAFWALAYLVVFGSLVGFSAYGYLLKRVRPALATSNAYANPLVALLLGAAFAGEQITAIELLALVFILTGVVLVALGREKRR, from the coding sequence ATGCTGTTTTCGCGCCCGATTCGTTTCCAGGCGACGGAACCCGTCGGCGGCATAGACCACCCCACACCTGTTGCCCCGGCTGATGCCGCTCAGGAGCAGCCCCCAAATAGTGAAGCAGCGACCCCCGCCGCGCCCGGCAGGCACAACTGGCTCTTTATTGGTCTGGCGCTGCTGGCTGTGTATGTCATCTGGGGTTCGACCTATCTGGCAATTCGAGAAACCCTCGTCGGCTTCCCACCGTTTCTGGGGGCCGGACTCCGCTTCTTGATCGCTGGAAGCATCCTCTATGGCTTCTTGCGCGTGCGCGGCGCGCCAAACCCCAACCGCCGCCAATGGACCGGGGCAGCCGTCGTGGGTGGGCTTTTGCTGGTCTGCGGCAATGGCGGGGTCGTCTTCGCCGAACAGTCGGTAGCCTCTGGCGTGGCGGCGCTGATCGTCGCTTCTGTGCCGTTGTGGGCGGTCCTGTTTGCCCGCATCTGGGGACGCTGGCCCAATGGCAAAGAGTGGATCGGCCTGATCGTCGGTTTTGTCGGCATCATCTTCTTAAATCTAGGCGGCGGCCTGAGCGCCACCCCGATTGGGGCCGTGACCATCCTGCTGGCGGCCATCTGCTGGGCGCTGGGTTCTGTCTGGAGCCAGCATCTTACTCTGCCAGCGGGGGCCATGTCCAGCGCGGCAGAGATGCTGGTCGGCGGCGCGGCGCTGTTGGGGCTGGGACTGGTCTTGAACGAGCGATTTTCCGGCCCGCCGCCCCCGGTGGCCTTCTGGGCGCTGGCCTATCTGGTCGTCTTTGGTTCGCTGGTGGGCTTCAGCGCCTATGGCTATCTGCTCAAGCGCGTGCGCCCGGCTCTGGCGACCAGCAATGCCTATGCAAACCCGCTGGTGGCGCTGCTGCTGGGGGCGGCATTTGCCGGAGAGCAGATCACCGCCATTGAATTGCTGGCCCTGGTCTTCATCCTTACCGGCGTGGTGCTGGTCGCCCTGGGGCGCGAGAAGCGCAGATAG
- a CDS encoding Lrp/AsnC family transcriptional regulator: protein MFAFDYEKALDTTSWEILCALQEDARLSFSELGRRVGLSAPAVAERVRKLEEAGIIAGYHARVCPEKIGYALMAFIRVESPSEKCPIVSAFIADLPEVLECHRVTGSDSFILKVIVVSVAHLEALLDRLMPYGQLTTSVVLSSPVKNRVIEPQEPASPN from the coding sequence ATGTTCGCTTTCGATTATGAAAAGGCGCTGGACACAACCAGTTGGGAAATCTTGTGCGCGCTGCAAGAAGATGCGCGGCTTTCGTTCAGCGAACTGGGCCGTCGGGTGGGACTGTCCGCGCCCGCTGTCGCCGAACGGGTGCGCAAGCTCGAAGAAGCGGGTATCATCGCCGGGTATCACGCGCGGGTCTGCCCGGAAAAGATCGGCTACGCGCTGATGGCCTTTATCCGTGTGGAGTCGCCCAGCGAGAAATGCCCGATTGTGAGCGCGTTTATCGCTGATCTGCCGGAGGTATTGGAATGCCATCGCGTTACCGGCAGCGATTCGTTTATTCTGAAAGTGATCGTCGTATCCGTCGCGCATCTGGAGGCGCTGCTCGACCGCCTGATGCCCTATGGGCAACTCACCACGTCGGTGGTGTTGTCGTCTCCAGTCAAAAATCGCGTGATTGAACCACAGGAACCAGCCTCCCCCAACTGA
- a CDS encoding response regulator transcription factor, producing the protein MGEKAPCGCLRCLDALWRRHTQPAPGESAPPSLPTSAEEAPPTNTPDAAPIALWRILIVEDDTKVAEIIQAALRLEGNGAWEVRIAPNGEEALKLVDEQPVDLILLDMRLPGISGAEVYRRLRSAPATQRLPIIFLSGGTTFDLSIEGVQEGILLRKPFDVSELVAVVRANLPDAHSEQGQTAGK; encoded by the coding sequence ATGGGCGAAAAAGCTCCCTGTGGCTGTCTGAGATGCCTTGATGCCCTCTGGCGTCGGCATACGCAGCCAGCCCCAGGAGAATCAGCGCCGCCCTCCTTGCCAACGTCTGCCGAAGAAGCGCCCCCTACAAATACACCTGACGCCGCTCCCATCGCGCTCTGGCGCATCCTGATTGTCGAAGATGATACCAAAGTTGCCGAGATCATCCAGGCGGCGCTGCGCCTCGAAGGCAATGGGGCCTGGGAGGTACGCATCGCCCCCAATGGCGAGGAAGCCCTGAAGCTGGTGGACGAGCAGCCGGTTGATCTGATCCTGCTGGATATGCGCCTGCCGGGCATCAGCGGCGCGGAGGTCTACCGACGTCTGCGATCTGCGCCAGCCACGCAGCGCCTGCCCATCATCTTCCTCAGCGGCGGCACAACGTTTGATCTTTCCATCGAAGGCGTTCAGGAAGGCATCCTGCTGCGCAAACCATTCGATGTCTCTGAACTGGTGGCGGTAGTACGAGCAAACCTTCCCGACGCACACAGCGAACAGGGTCAGACAGCGGGGAAATGA
- a CDS encoding nuclear transport factor 2 family protein — MTPEEELRQTVAHIRVVSQQYLNGDPAPFQACWSHADDVTIFGAWGAYERGWAQVGPRLEWGAERYRGGHTDFELLALSASDHLGYTVWIERGEARVIGQDELRPTALRVTQLYRREAGAWKITHRHGDAITDKIEAKAVLQ, encoded by the coding sequence ATGACGCCAGAAGAAGAACTGCGTCAGACCGTCGCGCATATCCGGGTCGTATCACAGCAGTATCTCAACGGCGATCCCGCCCCGTTTCAAGCGTGCTGGTCACACGCTGACGACGTGACCATTTTCGGCGCCTGGGGAGCCTATGAGCGCGGCTGGGCGCAGGTTGGCCCGCGCCTGGAGTGGGGGGCAGAACGCTATCGCGGCGGCCATACGGACTTCGAGCTTCTGGCGCTCTCTGCGAGCGATCACCTGGGCTATACCGTCTGGATTGAACGCGGAGAGGCGCGAGTGATAGGGCAGGACGAGCTTCGCCCAACCGCGCTGCGCGTGACGCAGCTCTATCGGCGGGAAGCGGGAGCCTGGAAGATCACCCACCGTCACGGTGACGCCATCACCGATAAGATCGAGGCAAAAGCCGTCTTGCAGTAG
- a CDS encoding CPBP family intramembrane glutamic endopeptidase: MTTQERAAIIQPPKRSTPADSWRWLRLDLPTRALPLLLAPLVVAWLFHLPLAEIGLPALSWSQAAQQIGLGLAIGIPFGALTAAYRAVILPRYRLPTLADHLFQSGYYLFLNAPAEELFYRGLVLTFVARWSGSLALGWLVSTAAYALYHRLGGWGWLSIAGVGLAGALFGVLYIIQPAPRSILLPVVVHGLTTCAFLNLGEVAAYARQRLLTRRNARA, encoded by the coding sequence GTGACAACGCAAGAAAGAGCAGCCATCATTCAACCACCGAAACGCTCAACGCCTGCCGATAGCTGGCGCTGGCTGCGGCTTGACCTGCCCACGCGCGCGCTGCCGCTGCTTCTCGCGCCGCTGGTGGTGGCCTGGCTCTTCCATCTACCCCTGGCAGAGATTGGTCTGCCAGCCCTTTCCTGGTCGCAAGCCGCGCAGCAGATCGGGCTGGGGCTGGCGATTGGCATCCCCTTTGGCGCGCTGACCGCCGCTTATCGCGCCGTCATCTTGCCGCGCTATCGCCTGCCCACACTCGCCGATCACCTATTCCAGAGCGGCTATTACCTTTTTCTCAACGCCCCGGCGGAAGAACTCTTCTATCGTGGCCTCGTTCTCACCTTTGTGGCGCGTTGGAGCGGTTCGTTGGCGCTGGGCTGGCTGGTCAGCACAGCGGCCTACGCGCTCTATCATCGGCTGGGCGGCTGGGGCTGGCTGAGCATCGCGGGCGTGGGCCTGGCGGGCGCGCTCTTTGGCGTCCTTTACATCATTCAGCCCGCGCCGCGCTCGATCTTGCTGCCGGTGGTTGTGCATGGCCTGACAACCTGCGCCTTCCTGAACCTTGGCGAAGTGGCAGCTTATGCCCGCCAGCGCCTGCTGACGCGCCGCAACGCGCGCGCCTGA
- a CDS encoding fused MFS/spermidine synthase — MPAARPTPGNRSRSKKITTKGNGTSQAQTADTAHLAHDDAAPDRGLLLIALVFLGGMSSLGVEMTAARLVAPFFGDSQFVWANLIGLTLIYLTLGYYLGGKLADRAPYSLALYRLTAFAAATIGLIPLLAKDVLGWTAQTFAQSASDISVGPLIAMLLLFSLPVILLGCVSPFAIRLRIKTVGSAGSTAGRLYALSTVGSILGTFLPVFWLMPSYGVQATIFLFAVLLMAISAVGLIAQARRS; from the coding sequence ATGCCAGCAGCCAGACCCACGCCAGGAAACCGCTCTCGCTCGAAGAAGATAACCACGAAGGGAAACGGCACATCCCAGGCACAGACCGCCGACACAGCCCATCTGGCGCATGATGACGCAGCGCCAGACCGGGGATTGCTGCTGATCGCGCTGGTCTTCCTGGGGGGCATGTCCTCGCTGGGCGTGGAGATGACTGCGGCGCGGCTGGTCGCGCCGTTCTTTGGGGATTCGCAATTTGTCTGGGCCAATCTGATTGGCCTGACGCTGATCTATCTGACCCTGGGGTATTATCTCGGCGGCAAGCTGGCCGACCGCGCGCCCTATTCGCTGGCGCTCTATCGCCTGACCGCCTTCGCCGCCGCCACCATCGGCCTGATTCCCCTGCTCGCCAAGGATGTCCTGGGTTGGACCGCGCAGACCTTCGCCCAATCGGCCAGCGACATTTCCGTTGGCCCCTTGATAGCGATGCTGCTGCTCTTCTCGCTGCCAGTGATCTTGCTCGGCTGTGTTTCGCCCTTCGCCATTCGGCTGCGCATCAAGACGGTGGGCAGCGCGGGCAGCACCGCCGGGCGGCTGTACGCGCTTTCGACAGTGGGCAGCATCCTGGGTACGTTCTTGCCGGTCTTCTGGCTGATGCCCTCTTACGGTGTGCAGGCCACTATCTTTCTGTTCGCCGTTTTGCTCATGGCGATCTCCGCTGTGGGCCTGATCGCCCAGGCGCGCCGTTCTTGA